One Ketobacter sp. MCCC 1A13808 genomic window carries:
- a CDS encoding antitoxin gives MRHTVKLLTKGSEQVVVFPADCRFDCDEVYVRRDPKTGDVILSRRPGNWDSFFELVDSLNIPDDFMSDHDQKEKPEKKLF, from the coding sequence ATGAGACACACCGTGAAGTTATTGACGAAAGGATCTGAGCAGGTGGTCGTGTTTCCAGCGGACTGCCGATTTGATTGTGATGAAGTTTATGTGCGTCGAGATCCGAAAACCGGGGATGTCATTTTGTCTCGTAGGCCTGGTAACTGGGATTCGTTTTTTGAATTGGTGGATTCCCTTAATATTCCCGATGACTTTATGTCTGACCATGATCAAAAGGAAAAACCAGAAAAGAAGCTCTTTTAA
- a CDS encoding replication protein RepA, producing the protein MNNENLNKLITESLAIEAEAAKEAGKLGFMARALVQATLPHSKIEGNEFERTNGAFTLAMLAPSSVGLPYGNIPRLLISWLTTEAVKTRNREIILGETLSQFMDELDMAPTGGRWGSITRLRDQMTRLFSCFVSCTYTGHDMTGMRNIMIADEANLWWSPKQPDQAALWQSSVTLSERFFWEVVENPVPVDIRALKALRRSPMALDIYCWLTYRLSYLNKPTNIPWPALQAQFGANYATDAKGVRNFKLKFLQALKKVQVVYPEARIEDGGPTLILKPSPTHIPKLYNPVDN; encoded by the coding sequence ATGAATAATGAAAATCTCAATAAGCTGATTACAGAGTCTTTAGCCATAGAGGCAGAAGCCGCTAAAGAAGCGGGGAAACTGGGCTTTATGGCTCGTGCGCTCGTCCAAGCGACCTTGCCTCATTCTAAGATCGAAGGAAACGAGTTTGAGCGTACCAATGGGGCTTTCACCCTAGCCATGCTTGCGCCTTCCAGTGTGGGCTTGCCCTACGGCAACATTCCCCGGCTTTTAATTTCATGGCTAACCACTGAAGCAGTGAAAACCCGCAATCGTGAAATTATCTTGGGTGAAACCCTTAGCCAATTCATGGATGAGCTGGATATGGCGCCTACGGGTGGGCGCTGGGGAAGCATCACCCGATTACGAGATCAGATGACCCGGTTATTTTCCTGCTTTGTGTCATGCACTTACACCGGCCATGACATGACTGGCATGCGTAACATCATGATCGCGGATGAAGCTAATTTGTGGTGGAGTCCCAAACAACCCGACCAAGCAGCCCTGTGGCAAAGCTCTGTAACGCTGTCAGAGCGATTTTTCTGGGAAGTTGTAGAAAACCCTGTCCCAGTTGATATTCGTGCCCTGAAGGCTCTCAGACGCTCTCCAATGGCGTTAGACATTTATTGTTGGCTTACATATAGACTTAGTTATCTGAATAAGCCTACCAACATACCATGGCCAGCGTTACAAGCTCAGTTCGGTGCCAACTACGCGACAGATGCAAAAGGGGTAAGGAACTTTAAACTGAAATTTCTGCAGGCCCTCAAAAAAGTCCAGGTAGTTTATCCGGAAGCTCGGATTGAAGACGGTGGACCTACGTTGATATTGAAACCCAGCCCTACACACATCCCCAAGCTCTATAACCCCGTGGATAACTAA
- a CDS encoding AAA family ATPase, translating to MIAIVGCNKGGAGKTTTATNLAVGLAAKGKDVCLVDADPQRSAARWHQDREEAGHNPIITLVEKRDNISQTLRTLDEKFDYVIVDVAGRNSREMITGAAVAQVIIAPHQASQLDLDTLAELQQQTVRIRDLNPDLKVFIYHAMASTNPSVKETERREFLEYVSQFEEFQPLESISYYRKAYKDVIPVGQSVLEYGNEQAIQEVQALIAEVF from the coding sequence ATGATCGCTATTGTTGGATGCAATAAGGGAGGGGCCGGTAAGACGACGACAGCAACTAATCTGGCGGTCGGTTTAGCGGCTAAAGGCAAGGATGTTTGCTTGGTAGATGCTGATCCTCAACGTAGTGCAGCTCGCTGGCATCAGGATCGTGAAGAAGCCGGGCATAATCCAATCATCACCTTGGTGGAGAAGCGGGACAATATCAGCCAAACCCTGCGTACATTGGATGAGAAGTTCGATTACGTCATTGTCGATGTAGCTGGGCGAAACTCCCGCGAGATGATAACCGGTGCTGCTGTTGCTCAAGTGATCATTGCCCCCCACCAGGCTTCCCAGCTTGATCTGGATACACTGGCAGAGCTCCAACAGCAGACGGTGCGTATCCGAGACCTTAACCCTGATCTTAAGGTATTTATCTATCACGCTATGGCAAGTACCAACCCATCCGTTAAAGAAACTGAGCGGCGGGAGTTTTTGGAGTATGTAAGTCAATTTGAAGAATTCCAGCCACTAGAGTCGATCAGTTACTACCGAAAGGCATACAAGGACGTGATCCCTGTGGGGCAGTCCGTTTTGGAATATGGAAACGAGCAGGCAATTCAAGAAGTACAGGCACTCATTGCGGAGGTGTTTTGA
- a CDS encoding IS66 family transposase gives MSKTRLDAWRIRKQPFPDSVRRCKLETGGVEDNSGLGKAIRYFDKHFAGLARFCTQEGAPIDNNIMERYIKLVVRNRKNANFIKHRAVRPSAMC, from the coding sequence ATATCGAAAACTCGACTTGATGCATGGAGAATCCGGAAGCAGCCTTTCCCGGATTCTGTAAGAAGGTGCAAGCTGGAAACGGGCGGCGTAGAAGACAACAGCGGTCTGGGCAAGGCCATTCGTTACTTCGACAAGCATTTTGCAGGATTAGCCCGATTCTGTACTCAGGAAGGTGCCCCCATCGACAACAACATCATGGAGCGATACATCAAGCTGGTCGTCCGTAATCGGAAGAATGCGAATTTTATAAAACACCGAGCGGTGCGGCCATCGGCGATGTGTTGA
- a CDS encoding Zn-dependent hydrolase, which produces MTAIAEDKIRINEDRLWNSLMEMATIGAGVAGGCNRQALTDADNEGRHRFQSWCEAAGLTLGVDQMGTMYATRRGTRPDELPVYVGSHLDTQPTGGKFDGVLGVLSALEVVRTLNDQNVRTERSIVIVNWTNEEGSRFVPSMLGSGVYAGIYSLDYAHGRKDQQGRTLGAELVRTGWLGEERVGSRIMHAYIEYHIEQGPILEAEGQTIGVVTHGQGQSWLEVTLTGREAHTGSTPMNMRANAGLAMARIFEMVHGIAMDNQPGTAGSIGQVLFSPNSRNVLPGKVVFTIDIRAVEKAKLDSMCATIEAETHKIAAALGVGCSIEPIGHYDPIAFDSGLVSIVRKSADKLGYKNMDIYSGAGHDACWVARVAPATMIMCPCSGGVSHNEAEEITREWGVAGANVLLHSLLATAGSV; this is translated from the coding sequence ATGACGGCTATTGCAGAAGATAAGATACGTATCAATGAAGATCGCTTGTGGAACAGTTTGATGGAGATGGCTACCATTGGAGCAGGTGTAGCGGGAGGCTGCAATCGTCAGGCCTTGACGGATGCTGACAATGAAGGCCGCCATCGATTTCAATCCTGGTGCGAAGCGGCGGGACTGACACTGGGCGTCGACCAGATGGGAACTATGTACGCTACCCGCAGAGGAACCCGACCGGATGAGCTCCCAGTCTACGTTGGTTCCCATCTCGATACACAGCCAACCGGTGGTAAGTTTGACGGGGTGCTTGGTGTATTGTCGGCACTAGAGGTGGTACGTACGTTGAATGACCAGAATGTCCGCACAGAGCGCTCGATCGTGATTGTGAACTGGACTAATGAAGAAGGTTCCCGCTTTGTACCCTCCATGCTGGGTTCAGGGGTATATGCTGGTATCTACTCGCTAGACTATGCCCATGGCAGGAAGGATCAGCAAGGTAGGACTCTTGGTGCTGAGTTGGTACGAACGGGATGGCTCGGTGAGGAGCGGGTTGGTAGCAGAATTATGCATGCCTATATTGAATATCACATCGAGCAAGGGCCAATACTTGAAGCCGAAGGTCAGACCATCGGCGTTGTTACTCATGGCCAGGGTCAATCCTGGCTAGAGGTCACGTTGACCGGACGTGAAGCCCACACTGGTTCAACACCGATGAACATGAGGGCAAATGCCGGATTGGCCATGGCGAGAATCTTTGAAATGGTCCACGGTATCGCGATGGATAACCAACCAGGCACAGCCGGTTCCATTGGGCAAGTTTTATTCTCCCCCAACTCGCGTAATGTGCTTCCCGGAAAGGTCGTATTTACTATCGATATTAGGGCTGTGGAGAAGGCTAAGCTCGACAGCATGTGTGCAACCATTGAAGCGGAAACCCATAAAATTGCAGCTGCACTTGGTGTAGGCTGTTCCATCGAACCCATCGGCCACTATGATCCAATTGCATTCGATTCTGGATTGGTATCCATCGTACGGAAATCGGCAGACAAGCTCGGTTACAAAAACATGGATATATACTCAGGGGCCGGACATGATGCTTGCTGGGTAGCTCGGGTGGCCCCCGCTACCATGATAATGTGTCCTTGTTCGGGTGGTGTATCTCACAATGAAGCAGAAGAAATTACCAGGGAATGGGGAGTTGCCGGTGCCAACGTACTATTACATTCCCTTCTTGCAACGGCCGGGAGTGTGTGA
- the cysK gene encoding cysteine synthase A, producing the protein MPIFDNILDTIGRTPIVKLQKIAPSHTTVYVKVESFNPGGSVKDRLALGVILDAEQKGLLKPGDTIVECTSGNVGIALAMVAAARGYRFVAILGDGYSVERRKMIRAYGGKVILFPSEEGSSGGNRIADRLAEQHGWFRPRQFDNLANPNFHRMTTGAEILSDFAGKRLDYFVTGSGTGGTLTGVGQVMKLARPKLRIIATEPANAAVIAGEGWSVHAIQGWTPDFVPSLLDTRVIDELLTVDESDALEISRRLCSEEGIFVGISAGATVATALRVANSAPEGSVLLAMLPDTGERYLSTVLFDGVSEGSDDEWLEALG; encoded by the coding sequence ATGCCAATTTTCGATAATATTCTAGATACCATTGGTCGAACCCCAATTGTGAAGCTGCAGAAGATTGCACCGAGCCATACCACTGTTTATGTCAAAGTGGAGTCTTTCAATCCTGGAGGCTCCGTCAAGGATCGACTTGCTCTAGGCGTCATACTTGATGCGGAACAGAAGGGATTACTAAAGCCGGGTGACACCATTGTTGAATGTACTTCAGGAAATGTCGGCATTGCATTGGCAATGGTTGCGGCGGCGAGAGGCTACCGGTTTGTGGCCATCTTGGGGGATGGCTATTCTGTCGAACGTCGTAAAATGATTCGTGCCTATGGTGGCAAAGTCATACTGTTTCCTAGCGAAGAAGGTAGCAGTGGTGGAAATCGTATCGCTGATCGGCTGGCTGAACAGCATGGTTGGTTTCGACCACGGCAGTTTGATAACCTCGCGAACCCCAACTTCCACCGCATGACTACTGGAGCAGAGATTCTAAGTGACTTCGCCGGGAAGCGACTTGACTATTTTGTAACTGGATCTGGCACAGGCGGAACCCTGACGGGTGTTGGCCAAGTAATGAAGTTGGCCCGTCCAAAGTTGCGCATTATTGCCACCGAGCCGGCCAATGCTGCTGTAATTGCTGGAGAAGGATGGAGTGTACATGCTATTCAGGGCTGGACGCCTGATTTTGTACCAAGCTTGCTTGACACCAGAGTCATCGATGAGCTGCTGACAGTGGATGAGTCCGATGCGTTGGAAATATCACGTAGGCTTTGTTCGGAAGAAGGCATATTCGTTGGTATATCAGCTGGCGCAACAGTGGCGACCGCCCTGCGTGTGGCCAATTCTGCCCCAGAAGGTTCTGTTTTGCTGGCAATGCTTCCTGACACGGGTGAGCGTTATTTATCTACGGTGCTATTTGACGGAGTGAGTGAAGGATCTGACGACGAGTGGCTCGAAGCACTCGGTTAG
- a CDS encoding Tn3 family transposase gives MENIERIQLLSSTEVEELYARPEFNTHEQSLYFSLSPTERAALEQFRNTQTRIHFILQLGYFKAKQQFFNYSLDEVSADVEYIVATYYNGADAAQFTGNLSREYSRKQRQAILSLFDYRSWSPQFRAEIESHIGLLLRYYPKGHSAFRQLLAFFDHQNLIIPSYRTFQDMFSRAFAAEEQRLNNAISSIPSSISGQLMTLVRRDDGITALNIIRADQKDFQYTAVKSEVDKALRIEELYEFANGFIPSLGLSKNAVRYYADVAEQYAASRLRRLSKPQKWLYALCFVYHRYQQIMDNLIVSFCYHTRAIMDAGKTYASMAHMEHSSKVVTDFPKLAKFLKWFPNRNPNMSQDELNEAAYSMLPKEQFSAMAEFLEGKSFDKKAALWEYYGKSSRIFALYLRPIFTTVKLEYYKENSYIGELINLLKAHYASGKSPSDLKICDDLGFTIPKNMNQYLKREPNDTHIDPYLFEFFVYQKIYHEIDRGRLYCNDSVSYCDIDTDLVDDALVDDVEKIAAEFGYPKIPIYCDQRLEEALQELNNAWERTTHNIRENNNHGFSVRETKTGQQHWSLLYDSVEKLDDAFFKNLPKVDIASIVMFIGDRIGMWSAFTHMKDRYTKRKKPLPLAINACLLSEAFGFGTLKMADMSDLEISQLRAMREDFVRVDTLCAANEIVSNHIHSLPIFNQWNLMDEKVLADADGQKFATTDSTIQSRYSRKHLGKGRGISLYTLLANYVAVNAKNIGLNEYEGHSLYDMIYNNKTDIDIHMVTGDNHSLNKLNFVTLDSIDVDYVPSIKNVRDAADDIYTAEPLDYDTGILKPKGVINVDRIRSQRRGVMRVLLSLIMQENTQSNIIRKLNSHARYARLKAALFEYNTIFKSIHVLNLIDDMELRKAIRSARNRTEAYHQLQSNIRKTYNGIFQGKRIVENRVSAHAARLIANCIVAYNSMILNAVYQRMLANGAPQAVIDEFIRISPIAWTHTLFTGRYNFKKSSGKIDVDAMARILEDHVKQHFWRDDGPQN, from the coding sequence ATGGAAAATATCGAACGTATTCAGCTGTTATCCAGCACGGAAGTCGAAGAGTTATATGCTCGCCCAGAATTCAATACCCATGAACAAAGCCTGTATTTTTCATTAAGTCCGACAGAACGCGCCGCGCTTGAGCAGTTTCGCAATACCCAGACCCGTATCCACTTCATCCTGCAATTGGGTTATTTCAAGGCCAAGCAGCAGTTTTTTAACTATTCGCTCGATGAGGTCAGTGCCGATGTTGAATATATCGTTGCAACCTATTACAACGGTGCAGATGCGGCACAGTTCACCGGAAACCTCTCTCGTGAATATTCGCGTAAGCAACGCCAGGCGATACTGTCACTTTTCGACTACCGAAGCTGGTCGCCTCAATTTAGAGCTGAAATAGAATCCCACATCGGTCTGTTATTACGCTATTACCCCAAAGGGCACAGTGCTTTCCGGCAGTTGCTCGCGTTTTTCGATCACCAGAATTTAATCATTCCGTCCTATCGAACGTTCCAGGACATGTTCAGCCGCGCCTTTGCCGCCGAGGAACAGCGGTTAAATAACGCCATCTCTTCCATACCGTCATCAATCAGTGGCCAGCTTATGACGCTGGTGCGGCGAGATGATGGTATCACGGCGCTCAACATCATTCGCGCGGATCAAAAAGACTTTCAGTATACGGCGGTCAAATCGGAAGTGGACAAAGCCCTGCGGATTGAGGAGTTGTACGAGTTTGCGAACGGTTTTATTCCGTCTCTGGGGTTGTCAAAGAATGCCGTTCGCTACTATGCCGATGTTGCCGAACAGTATGCCGCATCCCGCTTACGTCGGCTGAGCAAACCGCAAAAATGGCTCTATGCTTTGTGCTTTGTTTACCACCGCTACCAACAGATTATGGATAATCTGATCGTTAGTTTTTGCTATCACACCCGCGCCATTATGGACGCCGGCAAGACCTACGCCTCAATGGCTCATATGGAGCACAGCTCCAAGGTGGTGACCGACTTTCCCAAGCTGGCCAAGTTTTTGAAGTGGTTCCCAAATCGAAACCCCAACATGAGTCAGGATGAACTGAATGAAGCAGCCTACAGCATGTTGCCCAAAGAGCAGTTTTCAGCCATGGCAGAGTTTCTGGAAGGCAAATCTTTCGATAAGAAAGCCGCCTTGTGGGAGTACTATGGAAAATCTTCTCGCATATTTGCACTGTATCTTCGCCCGATATTTACAACAGTCAAGCTGGAGTACTACAAGGAAAACAGCTACATCGGCGAATTGATCAATCTACTGAAAGCGCATTATGCCAGCGGGAAAAGTCCATCGGATTTAAAAATTTGTGATGACCTGGGGTTTACCATCCCCAAAAACATGAATCAATATTTGAAGCGGGAACCGAATGACACGCACATCGATCCGTACCTGTTCGAGTTCTTTGTTTACCAGAAAATTTATCATGAGATTGACCGTGGCCGTCTCTATTGCAATGACAGTGTCTCTTACTGTGATATCGATACCGATCTGGTGGACGACGCACTGGTAGACGATGTTGAGAAGATCGCGGCGGAGTTTGGTTATCCCAAGATACCCATCTACTGTGATCAGCGACTTGAGGAGGCGCTTCAGGAGCTGAACAACGCCTGGGAGCGAACGACTCACAATATCCGTGAGAATAATAATCATGGATTCAGTGTTCGAGAAACCAAGACCGGACAACAACACTGGAGTTTGCTCTATGACAGTGTTGAAAAGCTGGATGATGCGTTCTTTAAAAACCTGCCCAAGGTGGACATTGCCAGTATTGTCATGTTCATCGGCGATCGGATTGGAATGTGGAGCGCATTTACCCACATGAAAGATCGCTACACCAAGCGGAAAAAACCGCTGCCTCTGGCGATCAACGCCTGCTTGTTATCAGAGGCGTTTGGGTTCGGTACATTGAAAATGGCTGATATGTCTGACCTGGAAATCAGCCAGTTACGTGCAATGCGGGAGGATTTCGTGCGGGTGGATACGCTATGCGCCGCCAATGAAATTGTCAGTAACCACATTCATTCGCTTCCCATATTTAATCAGTGGAATTTGATGGATGAGAAAGTACTAGCGGATGCGGATGGACAAAAATTTGCGACCACAGACAGTACAATTCAATCCCGTTACTCCAGGAAGCACCTTGGCAAAGGCCGTGGTATCTCACTCTACACGCTGCTCGCCAACTATGTGGCAGTTAATGCGAAAAATATCGGCCTGAACGAGTACGAAGGACATTCGCTGTACGATATGATCTACAACAACAAAACCGATATTGATATCCACATGGTGACCGGTGATAACCATTCATTGAACAAGCTGAATTTTGTCACGCTGGATTCCATCGACGTGGATTATGTCCCCAGCATCAAAAATGTGCGAGACGCTGCTGACGATATCTATACCGCTGAACCGTTAGACTATGACACCGGAATCCTCAAACCCAAGGGCGTGATCAATGTTGATCGTATCCGCTCACAACGTCGAGGTGTCATGCGGGTATTACTTTCACTCATCATGCAGGAGAACACCCAGAGCAATATCATCCGTAAGCTCAACTCACATGCCCGTTATGCCAGGCTCAAAGCCGCGCTGTTTGAATATAATACCATCTTCAAGAGTATCCATGTTCTCAATCTGATTGACGATATGGAGCTCAGGAAAGCAATCCGAAGCGCCCGTAATCGCACAGAGGCCTACCATCAGCTTCAGAGCAATATCCGGAAGACTTATAACGGCATCTTTCAAGGCAAAAGAATCGTCGAAAACCGGGTCAGTGCCCATGCTGCCAGGTTAATCGCCAACTGTATCGTGGCCTACAACAGCATGATCTTGAATGCCGTGTACCAAAGGATGCTGGCCAACGGCGCGCCTCAAGCGGTCATCGATGAATTTATCCGGATTTCACCGATTGCCTGGACACATACGTTATTTACAGGTCGGTATAACTTCAAGAAAAGCAGCGGGAAAATTGATGTAGACGCGATGGCAAGGATATTGGAGGATCATGTGAAACAGCATTTTTGGCGTGACGATGGGCCTCAGAATTGA
- a CDS encoding type II toxin-antitoxin system RelE/ParE family toxin: MSNYRLTPDAQSDLIDIRRFTLDRWGEAQSKKYLFELRQTLHLLAETPSLGKPRPDVGEDVLSFPHISHVIYYVVHAQQLVVFGVLHKRMVPVNHLDGREVI; the protein is encoded by the coding sequence ATGTCAAATTACCGCTTAACCCCGGATGCTCAATCCGATCTTATCGACATTCGTCGTTTTACCCTAGACCGATGGGGAGAAGCGCAGTCGAAGAAATACCTGTTCGAACTCCGACAAACCCTTCACCTGCTGGCTGAAACCCCGTCCCTGGGAAAGCCCAGGCCGGATGTAGGGGAGGACGTGTTGAGCTTCCCCCACATCAGTCATGTCATTTATTACGTGGTTCATGCGCAGCAGTTGGTGGTGTTTGGTGTCCTGCACAAGCGGATGGTGCCAGTGAATCACCTGGATGGGCGCGAGGTGATTTAA
- a CDS encoding arylsulfatase regulator — MSAVELNAEQLQMVKIIHDHALRFPLTEAGDEQLLQTCYDYMDVFKRVMDSTSHIQMDYICQQYDGFYRFAKLMEMLAQGIADGIVDVPKDH, encoded by the coding sequence ATGTCTGCTGTCGAGCTGAATGCAGAACAACTTCAGATGGTAAAGATCATCCATGACCACGCCCTCCGGTTTCCTCTTACCGAAGCCGGGGATGAGCAATTATTGCAAACCTGCTACGACTACATGGATGTGTTCAAACGGGTGATGGATAGCACCTCTCACATCCAAATGGATTACATCTGTCAGCAATACGATGGCTTTTATCGTTTTGCCAAACTCATGGAAATGCTGGCACAGGGGATCGCCGATGGCATTGTCGATGTTCCCAAGGATCATTAG
- a CDS encoding type II toxin-antitoxin system Phd/YefM family antitoxin has product MDTLSANEAKTQFGDLLLKAQRAPIQINKNGKPVAVVISMDEYESIKALKLRLLQSRATQTKADIKAGNTVDGEAFFNDLESGHHD; this is encoded by the coding sequence ATGGACACACTTTCTGCCAATGAAGCCAAAACCCAGTTTGGTGACCTGCTGCTAAAAGCGCAACGTGCGCCAATCCAGATCAATAAAAACGGAAAACCGGTTGCTGTGGTTATCTCAATGGATGAGTACGAGAGCATTAAAGCGCTCAAGCTGAGATTGTTGCAGTCGAGGGCCACTCAGACCAAAGCTGATATCAAAGCAGGTAACACCGTTGATGGTGAAGCATTTTTTAATGATTTGGAATCAGGTCACCACGACTAG
- the cadR gene encoding Cd(II)/Pb(II)-responsive transcriptional regulator has translation MKIGELASVTGCSIQTIRYYEKENLLPSTQRTEGNFRLYDKAAVDLLLFIKHCRSLDLSLKEIRQLLALKRSPGAQCDKVNRMMDAHIQQVEDRIAELTQLRRQLKALRRSCSSDRTVEQCGILQNLTT, from the coding sequence ATGAAAATAGGAGAATTGGCGAGCGTTACCGGCTGCTCAATACAGACGATCCGTTATTATGAAAAAGAAAATCTGCTGCCCTCAACCCAACGCACCGAGGGAAATTTTCGCTTGTATGACAAAGCGGCCGTCGACCTGTTGCTGTTCATTAAACACTGCCGCAGTCTGGATCTCAGCTTGAAGGAAATCCGTCAACTATTGGCGCTCAAACGCTCGCCTGGCGCGCAATGTGATAAGGTGAATCGGATGATGGACGCCCATATTCAACAAGTGGAAGACCGCATTGCCGAGCTGACGCAATTGCGTAGGCAACTCAAAGCGTTGCGCCGCAGTTGCTCAAGCGACCGCACGGTGGAGCAGTGCGGCATACTGCAAAATCTGACCACCTAG
- a CDS encoding cation transporter → MTEQCCASCNSDARDNTPQISDGTSVVQGGYVSEYHVSRMDCPSEEGVIRMALDSVEPKVTLEFDTPNRIVRIFHGDNADVIEERMHSVGLGATLEITSPVDSDAIAQAHEDAQQEAQKESGILKWLLAINGIMFVIEITIGWWAQSTGLIADSLDMFADAAVYGVALYAVGRSTRLKLRSAHFSGWLQLMLAFGALSEVVRRFMFGSEPASVLMMSMGLAALAANVLCLVLIAKSRNRGAHMKASWIFSANDVIANLGVILAGGLVAWTGSRYPDLVIGLIIGVVVLNGARRILQLKS, encoded by the coding sequence ATGACTGAGCAATGCTGTGCTAGCTGTAACAGCGATGCACGAGACAACACACCACAGATTTCCGATGGCACAAGCGTCGTCCAAGGCGGCTATGTTAGCGAGTATCATGTCTCCAGGATGGACTGCCCTTCGGAGGAAGGCGTGATCCGCATGGCATTGGATAGTGTGGAACCCAAAGTAACGCTGGAATTTGATACCCCCAATCGCATAGTGCGTATCTTTCATGGGGATAATGCCGATGTGATTGAGGAACGGATGCACTCTGTTGGTTTGGGCGCTACGCTTGAAATCACATCACCCGTAGACAGTGATGCCATCGCCCAAGCACATGAAGATGCACAACAGGAGGCACAAAAAGAATCGGGTATTCTGAAATGGCTACTCGCCATCAACGGCATCATGTTTGTCATTGAAATCACCATCGGCTGGTGGGCGCAATCCACTGGCTTGATCGCCGATTCCCTGGACATGTTCGCTGATGCCGCCGTTTATGGCGTGGCGCTCTATGCCGTTGGGCGCAGCACTCGGTTGAAACTGCGCTCGGCACATTTTTCTGGCTGGTTGCAACTGATGTTGGCGTTTGGCGCTTTGAGTGAAGTTGTGCGGCGGTTTATGTTTGGCAGCGAGCCAGCGTCCGTCCTGATGATGAGTATGGGCCTGGCTGCTTTGGCGGCCAATGTGTTGTGCCTTGTGCTGATCGCCAAAAGCAGGAATCGTGGAGCGCATATGAAAGCCAGCTGGATATTCTCCGCCAACGACGTGATTGCCAATCTGGGGGTTATCCTGGCTGGTGGCCTGGTCGCCTGGACCGGTTCCCGCTATCCGGATCTGGTGATTGGTCTCATTATTGGCGTCGTTGTCCTAAACGGTGCACGACGTATTTTGCAGCTGAAATCCTGA